A genomic stretch from Arthrobacter sp. KBS0702 includes:
- the prpB gene encoding methylisocitrate lyase, which translates to MLYSKTTPEQKRIRFRELLASGTIQQFPGAFNPLSARLIEEKGFAGVYISGAVLANDLGLPDIGLTTLTEVATRAGQIARMTDLPSIVDADTGFGEPMNVARTVQELENAGLAGLHIEDQFNPKRCGHLDGKNVVDLETATKRIRAAADARRDPNFLIMARTDIRATDGLEAAQQRAKALVEAGADAIFPEAMKDLSEFQAIRDAVDVPILANMTEFGKSALFTVDELAGVGVNMVIYPVTLLRSAMGAAERTLESIKSDGTQEAQVSSMLTRARLYDLVDYEAYNRFDTGVFNFQIPGI; encoded by the coding sequence ATGCTGTATTCGAAGACCACACCGGAGCAGAAGCGGATCCGCTTCCGGGAGCTGCTCGCCTCCGGGACCATCCAGCAGTTCCCGGGCGCGTTCAACCCGCTCTCGGCCCGGCTCATCGAGGAAAAGGGCTTCGCCGGGGTGTATATTTCCGGAGCCGTCCTCGCTAACGACCTCGGCCTGCCGGACATCGGCCTGACCACGCTCACCGAGGTGGCCACCCGCGCCGGGCAGATCGCCCGGATGACGGACCTGCCCTCGATCGTCGACGCCGACACCGGCTTCGGCGAGCCGATGAACGTGGCGCGCACCGTCCAGGAACTCGAGAACGCGGGCCTGGCCGGCCTGCACATCGAGGACCAGTTCAACCCGAAGCGCTGCGGCCACCTCGACGGCAAGAACGTCGTGGACCTGGAGACTGCCACCAAGCGGATCCGGGCCGCGGCCGATGCGCGCCGGGATCCGAACTTCCTGATCATGGCCCGGACCGACATCCGGGCCACGGATGGCCTGGAGGCGGCGCAGCAGCGTGCCAAGGCCCTCGTGGAGGCAGGCGCGGACGCGATCTTCCCCGAGGCCATGAAGGACCTGAGCGAGTTCCAGGCGATCCGCGACGCCGTCGACGTGCCGATCCTGGCCAACATGACCGAGTTCGGCAAGAGTGCGCTGTTCACGGTGGACGAGCTGGCCGGCGTCGGCGTCAACATGGTGATCTACCCGGTGACGCTGCTCCGTAGTGCCATGGGCGCTGCTGAGCGTACTCTGGAATCGATCAAATCCGACGGCACCCAGGAGGCACAGGTTTCGAGCATGCTGACCCGTGCGCGGCTCTACGACCTCGTGGACTACGAGGCCTACAACCGCTTTGACACCGGGGTCTTTAATTTCCAGATCCCCGGCATCTGA
- a CDS encoding MmgE/PrpD family protein, which yields MVKEHHVRVYKSEENLAREDQLAYKIAKVAADPVAVSDEVTDMVINRVIDNASVAIASLNRAPIVAARAQALTHGPSTGGKGSKVFGIEERVAPEWAAWANGVAVRELDYHDTFLAADYSHPGDNIPPILAVAQHVGSSGQDLIRGIATGYEIQVNLVKAICLHKRKIDHVAHLGPSAAAGIGTLLGLDVETIFQSIGQALHTTTATRQSRKGEISTWKAHAPAFAGKMAVESADRAMRGQTSPVPIYEGEDGVIAWMLDGPDANYTVPLPEDGEAKRAILDTYTKEHSAEYQAQAWIDLARKLHGEHPEVTDPANVESVLIKTSHHTHYVIGSGANDPQKYSPTASRETLDHSIPYIFTVALQDGAWHHVDSYAPERAGRPDTVELWHKVTTVEDPEWTRRYHSLDISEKAFGGSVEITLKDGTVITDQIAVADAHPLGARPFAREQYVNKFRTLAAGVVAEEEIERFLAAAARLPELAAGELDQLNIKAADGVIDLASAPKGLF from the coding sequence ATGGTTAAGGAACACCACGTCCGCGTTTACAAGAGCGAGGAAAACCTGGCCCGCGAGGACCAGCTCGCCTACAAGATCGCCAAGGTGGCCGCGGATCCCGTCGCAGTCTCCGACGAGGTCACCGACATGGTGATCAACCGCGTCATCGACAACGCCTCGGTGGCCATCGCCTCCCTGAACCGCGCCCCCATCGTTGCGGCCCGCGCCCAGGCGCTCACCCACGGCCCCAGCACCGGCGGCAAGGGCTCGAAGGTCTTCGGCATCGAGGAGCGCGTGGCCCCGGAGTGGGCGGCCTGGGCCAACGGCGTCGCCGTCCGCGAACTCGACTACCACGACACGTTCCTGGCTGCGGATTACTCCCACCCGGGCGACAACATCCCGCCGATCCTGGCCGTCGCCCAGCACGTGGGCTCAAGCGGCCAGGACCTGATCCGCGGCATCGCCACCGGCTATGAGATCCAGGTCAACCTGGTCAAAGCCATCTGCCTGCACAAGCGCAAGATCGACCACGTAGCGCACCTGGGCCCGTCGGCCGCCGCCGGCATCGGCACCCTGCTGGGCCTCGATGTCGAGACGATCTTCCAGTCCATCGGCCAGGCGCTGCACACCACCACGGCCACCCGCCAGTCCCGCAAGGGCGAGATCTCCACCTGGAAGGCCCACGCCCCCGCCTTCGCCGGCAAGATGGCTGTCGAATCCGCCGACCGTGCCATGCGCGGCCAGACCTCCCCGGTGCCGATCTACGAAGGTGAAGACGGCGTCATCGCCTGGATGCTCGATGGCCCCGACGCCAACTACACCGTCCCGCTGCCCGAGGACGGCGAAGCCAAGCGCGCCATCCTGGACACGTACACCAAAGAACACTCCGCCGAGTACCAGGCCCAGGCCTGGATCGACCTGGCCCGGAAGCTGCACGGCGAACACCCCGAGGTCACCGACCCGGCCAACGTCGAATCCGTGCTGATCAAGACCAGCCACCACACCCACTACGTGATCGGCTCCGGCGCCAACGACCCGCAGAAGTACAGCCCCACGGCAAGCCGCGAGACCCTGGACCACTCCATCCCGTACATCTTCACGGTGGCCCTGCAGGACGGCGCCTGGCACCACGTCGATTCCTACGCGCCGGAGCGCGCGGGCCGCCCGGACACGGTGGAACTGTGGCACAAGGTCACCACGGTCGAGGACCCGGAATGGACCCGCCGCTACCACTCCCTCGACATCTCGGAGAAGGCGTTCGGCGGCTCCGTGGAGATCACCCTCAAGGACGGCACCGTCATCACTGACCAGATCGCCGTCGCCGACGCGCACCCGCTGGGCGCCCGGCCGTTCGCCCGCGAGCAGTACGTCAATAAGTTCCGCACCCTCGCCGCCGGCGTCGTGGCCGAGGAAGAAATCGAGCGCTTCCTGGCCGCCGCCGCGCGGCTGCCCGAACTGGCCGCCGGCGAGCTGGACCAGCTCAACATCAAGGCCGCCGACGGCGTGATCGACCTCGCGTCCGCACCGAAGGGACTCTTCTAA
- a CDS encoding GntR family transcriptional regulator produces the protein MRASDKAYAALREDIIEWRLAPGTVLAEVEQSERLGISRTPLREALSRLTAEGLTTTAGGRGVVVTDISLEDIDELFELRETLEGKAAALAAERGDAATFEQLRRELLRTPEMINGADPARHDYYSLVGRLDAAIDAAISNSYLVQAMRSLRVHLVRVRRLAADDAERLTAAAAEHAAIAEAIAAGNPRLAEAATTLHLHRSLSHVKATHVPH, from the coding sequence ATGCGCGCCAGCGACAAGGCCTACGCGGCCCTGCGCGAGGACATCATTGAATGGCGCCTTGCACCCGGGACAGTCCTCGCCGAAGTGGAGCAGTCCGAGCGGCTCGGCATCTCGCGGACCCCGCTGCGGGAGGCCCTCAGCCGGCTCACCGCGGAAGGGCTGACCACGACGGCGGGCGGCCGCGGCGTCGTCGTCACCGACATCTCCCTCGAGGACATCGACGAACTCTTCGAACTCCGCGAAACCCTCGAAGGCAAGGCGGCAGCGTTGGCGGCCGAGCGCGGCGACGCCGCGACCTTCGAGCAACTGCGGCGTGAGCTCCTGCGAACGCCGGAGATGATTAATGGCGCAGACCCGGCACGGCACGACTACTACAGCCTGGTCGGCCGGCTCGACGCGGCCATCGATGCCGCGATCTCCAATTCCTACCTGGTCCAGGCCATGCGCAGCCTCCGCGTTCACCTGGTCCGGGTGCGCCGGCTGGCAGCCGACGACGCCGAGCGTCTCACCGCTGCTGCCGCCGAGCATGCCGCCATCGCCGAGGCGATCGCCGCCGGCAACCCGCGGCTGGCCGAGGCCGCCACCACCCTGCATCTTCACCGCAGCCTTTCCCACGTCAAAGCAACCCACGTACCTCACTAG
- a CDS encoding propionyl-CoA synthetase, with the protein MVTKSYRDSYQRSVEQPEDFWLEAAGKIDWSTPPGRALDSSRAPLYGWFPDGVLNTCYNALDRHVAEGRGAQDALIYDSAMLGTQQRFSYAELTELVARFAGVLRSQGVGKGDRVVIYMPMIPEAAIAMLATARLGAIHSVVFGGFAPKELAARIRDAAPAAVVTASGGIEPSRRIEYLPAVAEALELAGAPETPVLVKARDGFEANAADHAGWLDWDTAMASAEPAAPVAVKATDPLYILYTSGTTGAPKGVVRDNGGHAVALSWTLENIYDVGPGDVMWTASDVGWVVGHSYIVYGPLLAGATTVIYEGKPVGTPDAGAFWRVIQDHKVNVLFTAPTALRAIRKADPEAKLLGQYDISSLRTLFAAGERLDTDTFHWASRILGVPVVDHWWQTETGWAICANPRGLDGLPIKAGSPSVPMPGFKLRILDGAGEEVEAGTEGNIVLGLPLPPGTLTTLWGNDERYISSYLQAFEGCYATGDSGYQDEDGYLFVMGRTDDIINVAGHRLSTGAMEQVIGQHPAVAECAVIGLADPLKGQRPSGYVVLKSGVEVPEDLLVKDLIALVRRDIGAVADFKHVTVVEALPKTRSGKILRKTMRQIADGDDYVVPSTIEDAGVIDQLLETLRPGAAGERPA; encoded by the coding sequence ATGGTCACCAAGAGCTACCGGGACAGTTACCAGCGCAGCGTTGAACAGCCGGAGGACTTCTGGCTTGAGGCCGCGGGAAAAATCGACTGGAGCACGCCGCCCGGCAGGGCCCTCGACTCCAGCCGCGCGCCGCTCTACGGCTGGTTTCCCGACGGCGTGCTGAACACCTGCTACAACGCCCTGGACCGGCATGTGGCGGAGGGCCGCGGCGCCCAGGACGCACTGATCTACGACTCGGCCATGCTGGGCACGCAGCAGCGCTTCAGCTACGCCGAGCTCACCGAGCTCGTGGCCCGCTTCGCTGGCGTGCTGCGCAGCCAGGGGGTGGGCAAAGGCGACCGGGTCGTGATCTACATGCCGATGATCCCCGAAGCTGCCATCGCCATGCTGGCCACGGCCCGGCTCGGCGCGATCCACTCGGTAGTCTTCGGCGGCTTCGCGCCGAAGGAACTCGCCGCCCGGATCCGGGATGCCGCACCGGCGGCGGTGGTCACCGCGTCCGGCGGGATCGAACCGTCCCGCCGGATCGAATACCTGCCGGCCGTCGCCGAGGCCCTCGAACTGGCCGGCGCCCCCGAAACCCCCGTGCTGGTCAAGGCACGGGACGGCTTCGAGGCGAACGCGGCGGACCATGCGGGCTGGCTGGACTGGGACACGGCCATGGCGTCCGCCGAGCCCGCCGCCCCGGTGGCCGTGAAGGCCACGGACCCGCTCTATATCCTCTACACCTCCGGGACCACCGGCGCGCCCAAGGGCGTGGTGCGGGACAACGGCGGCCACGCCGTCGCCCTGAGCTGGACGCTGGAGAACATCTACGACGTCGGCCCCGGCGACGTGATGTGGACTGCGTCCGACGTCGGCTGGGTGGTGGGGCACTCCTACATCGTCTACGGGCCCCTGCTCGCCGGCGCCACCACCGTGATCTACGAAGGCAAGCCGGTGGGAACCCCGGATGCCGGTGCGTTCTGGCGCGTGATCCAGGACCACAAGGTCAATGTGCTCTTCACCGCGCCGACGGCGCTGCGGGCCATCCGGAAGGCCGACCCCGAGGCAAAGCTCCTGGGACAGTACGACATCTCCAGCCTGCGGACCCTCTTTGCCGCCGGCGAGCGGCTCGACACCGATACCTTCCACTGGGCCTCCCGCATCCTTGGCGTCCCGGTCGTGGACCACTGGTGGCAGACCGAGACCGGCTGGGCCATCTGTGCCAACCCGCGCGGCCTGGACGGGCTGCCGATCAAGGCAGGCTCGCCGAGCGTGCCGATGCCCGGCTTCAAACTGCGGATCCTCGACGGGGCCGGAGAGGAAGTGGAGGCCGGCACCGAGGGCAATATTGTCCTGGGACTGCCGCTGCCGCCGGGTACCCTCACCACGCTCTGGGGCAACGACGAGCGCTACATCTCCTCCTACCTGCAGGCCTTCGAGGGCTGCTACGCCACCGGCGACTCCGGCTACCAGGATGAGGACGGCTACCTTTTCGTGATGGGCCGCACCGACGACATCATCAACGTCGCTGGCCACCGCCTCTCCACCGGCGCCATGGAGCAGGTGATCGGCCAGCATCCGGCCGTCGCCGAATGCGCCGTGATCGGTCTCGCCGACCCGCTCAAGGGCCAGCGCCCCAGCGGCTACGTGGTCCTCAAATCCGGGGTGGAGGTGCCGGAGGACCTGCTGGTCAAGGACCTGATCGCGCTGGTCCGGCGGGACATCGGCGCCGTGGCGGACTTCAAGCACGTCACCGTGGTGGAGGCCCTGCCCAAGACCCGCTCCGGCAAGATCCTGCGCAAGACCATGCGCCAGATCGCCGACGGCGACGACTACGTGGTGCCCTCGACCATCGAGGACGCCGGTGTGATCGACCAGCTTCTGGAGACGCTGCGGCCCGGAGCCGCGGGGGAACGGCCCGCCTAG
- a CDS encoding response regulator, whose product MSEIRVLVVEDEPIAAAAHAAYIGRLDGFTLAGSAPDGQSALRLMSELSAAGQPVELVLLDMNLPDLHGLDIARRMRASGLFADIIAITAVRELSIVRSAVATGVVQYLIKPFTYATFADKLRSYRLFREQLASPGPGGAGAGASQSDVDQAFASLRAPSELPLPKGLSGSTLDSVQDFMKSQSGAVSASEVMEALGMSRVTARRYLEYLADAGTVSRTARYGAPGRPENEYRWSRTGS is encoded by the coding sequence ATGAGCGAGATCCGCGTACTCGTGGTCGAGGACGAACCGATTGCCGCGGCGGCCCACGCCGCCTACATCGGCCGGCTGGACGGGTTCACCCTGGCCGGATCCGCCCCCGACGGGCAGTCCGCGCTGCGCCTGATGTCGGAGCTGTCGGCCGCCGGCCAGCCCGTGGAGCTGGTCTTGCTGGACATGAACCTGCCGGACCTGCATGGGCTGGACATCGCCCGCCGGATGCGCGCCTCCGGCCTGTTCGCCGACATCATCGCCATTACGGCGGTGCGCGAACTGAGCATCGTCCGCAGCGCCGTGGCGACCGGCGTCGTGCAGTATCTGATCAAACCCTTCACTTACGCCACCTTCGCGGACAAGCTCCGCAGCTACCGGCTGTTCCGCGAGCAGTTGGCGTCCCCCGGGCCCGGCGGTGCCGGGGCGGGCGCATCCCAGAGCGACGTGGACCAGGCCTTCGCGAGCCTGCGGGCGCCCTCGGAACTACCTCTGCCCAAGGGCCTGTCCGGGTCCACCCTGGATTCCGTACAGGACTTCATGAAGTCCCAATCCGGGGCCGTGTCCGCCAGCGAGGTGATGGAGGCACTGGGCATGTCCCGCGTGACGGCCCGCCGCTACCTCGAGTACCTCGCCGACGCCGGCACCGTGTCCCGCACCGCGCGTTACGGTGCGCCCGGCCGGCCCGAGAACGAATACCGCTGGAGCCGGACCGGGTCCTAG